A genomic segment from Clostridia bacterium encodes:
- a CDS encoding energy-coupling factor ABC transporter permease, with amino-acid sequence MHLGDNTIPLTQAAVYGVVSGAAVALGIRKYYKETKEKLDYKILCGIFTAFVFTVTIFEIPMPFGSTEHPAGTPLVSIFMGPLITPFISTIVLLLELLFREGAIITLGANVFSLGIVGGTVGWAVFKLSRKFGAGLLFAGFAAGFLGDICVYAATAAQLALGQLQSKSFWFYFLAFVPGQIPLAVVEGIFTGLVLRFIYIRRPEMLREFKVG; translated from the coding sequence ATGCATTTGGGGGATAATACCATACCTTTGACACAGGCTGCCGTGTATGGAGTAGTCTCAGGAGCTGCCGTAGCCCTGGGCATAAGGAAATATTACAAAGAAACCAAAGAAAAGTTGGATTACAAGATACTTTGTGGGATATTTACAGCGTTTGTTTTTACTGTAACCATATTTGAGATACCTATGCCCTTCGGGTCAACGGAACACCCTGCCGGTACGCCGTTGGTATCGATTTTCATGGGGCCTCTTATTACACCATTCATCAGTACCATTGTACTATTGCTGGAGCTTCTCTTCAGAGAAGGAGCAATTATAACCCTGGGTGCAAATGTATTCTCTTTGGGTATTGTCGGTGGAACAGTGGGATGGGCTGTGTTTAAGCTGTCAAGAAAATTCGGGGCAGGACTACTTTTTGCAGGCTTTGCTGCAGGATTCCTGGGAGATATATGTGTTTATGCAGCGACAGCTGCACAGCTGGCTTTGGGACAGTTGCAAAGTAAATCCTTCTGGTTCTACTTTTTAGCTTTTGTACCAGGACAAATCCCTCTGGCTGTAGTTGAAGGGATATTTACAGGACTTGTGCTAAGGTTCATTTATATCAGAAGGCCTGAAATGTTAAGGGAATTCAAAGTAGGATAA